One Leclercia pneumoniae genomic region harbors:
- a CDS encoding adenosylcobalamin/alpha-ribazole phosphatase, producing the protein MRLVLVRHGQTAANESGLFYGSTDLPLTDKGIEQGRRVGECLATLTFGQIHCSQLQRAQQTARLVVPNGIITNSDPRLNEMHFGSWEMRHHSSIAEEEPQAWQRWVDDWQNVTPGGGEPFAEFAGRVKSVADELAQQQDDGDSLVVAHQGVLSLMLAHWLRMPAEAMWHFPFQQDSWTMVENRGGFMILRHFNHQSLFRSEQ; encoded by the coding sequence ATGCGCCTGGTTCTGGTACGTCACGGGCAAACCGCAGCCAATGAGAGCGGCCTCTTTTACGGCAGCACCGACCTGCCATTAACCGATAAAGGCATTGAGCAGGGGCGGCGAGTGGGGGAGTGTCTGGCGACGCTCACCTTCGGGCAAATTCACTGCAGCCAGCTTCAGCGCGCGCAGCAAACCGCCCGGCTGGTGGTGCCCAACGGCATTATTACTAACAGCGATCCCCGGCTCAACGAGATGCACTTCGGCAGCTGGGAGATGCGCCACCACAGCAGCATTGCCGAAGAGGAACCCCAGGCGTGGCAGCGCTGGGTGGATGACTGGCAGAACGTCACCCCCGGCGGCGGTGAGCCCTTTGCCGAATTTGCCGGGCGGGTAAAAAGCGTTGCCGACGAGTTGGCGCAACAACAGGATGACGGTGACAGCCTGGTCGTCGCTCATCAGGGCGTATTAAGCCTGATGCTGGCCCACTGGCTGCGTATGCCGGCAGAGGCGATGTGGCACTTTCCGTTTCAGCAGGACAGCTGGACGATGGTGGAAAATCGCGGTGGGTTTATGATCTTACGCCACTTTAATCATCAAAGTCTTTTTCGTTCAGAACAGTGA
- the cobS gene encoding adenosylcobinamide-GDP ribazoletransferase, with amino-acid sequence MKLNLLWATLRLMTRFPVPEKWADGVEFRQLGRGVPYFPLVGLFVGVVAALAALLVSQTGGGIYLGAAVWALAMALLTGGFHLDGLADTCDGIFSARSRERMLAIMKDSRLGTFGGLALIFCILLKVMAVTGLSSRPPAELFVLLVCAPVVSRAGLVLGMYGQRYAREGEGLGTLYIGGILFHEAAITLLIGALIVVALTGLHGVVAMLVTWGLMACLVRYLRTRLGGQTGDTLGALAETGETLFLLALMWS; translated from the coding sequence ATGAAGCTGAATTTACTCTGGGCCACGCTGCGGCTAATGACCCGTTTCCCGGTGCCGGAGAAGTGGGCCGATGGCGTCGAGTTTCGCCAGCTTGGGCGTGGCGTGCCCTATTTCCCGCTGGTGGGGCTGTTTGTCGGCGTGGTGGCCGCGCTGGCCGCGTTGCTGGTGAGCCAGACGGGCGGCGGCATTTACCTGGGGGCCGCCGTCTGGGCGCTGGCGATGGCCCTGCTGACGGGCGGCTTCCATCTCGACGGGCTGGCCGATACCTGCGACGGGATCTTCTCTGCCCGTAGCCGGGAGCGGATGCTGGCGATCATGAAGGACAGCCGCCTCGGCACCTTCGGCGGGCTGGCGCTGATCTTCTGCATTCTGCTGAAGGTGATGGCGGTGACGGGCTTATCCTCTCGTCCCCCTGCGGAACTCTTCGTGCTGCTGGTCTGTGCGCCGGTTGTCTCACGGGCAGGGCTGGTGCTGGGGATGTATGGTCAGCGCTATGCCCGGGAAGGCGAGGGGCTGGGTACGCTGTACATTGGCGGCATTCTGTTTCACGAAGCGGCGATAACGCTGCTCATCGGCGCGCTTATCGTGGTGGCGCTGACCGGACTCCACGGCGTGGTGGCGATGCTGGTCACCTGGGGGCTGATGGCGTGCCTGGTGCGCTATTTGCGTACCCGTTTAGGCGGCCAGACCGGCGATACCCTTGGCGCGCTGGCAGAAACCGGCGAGACGCTGTTTCTGCTGGCCCTGATGTGGAGCTAA
- the cobU gene encoding bifunctional adenosylcobinamide kinase/adenosylcobinamide-phosphate guanylyltransferase: protein MILVTGGARSGKSAQVEKLVAGQCQQVLYIATSVVTDEEMARRIAQHQAQRPAHWRTWEGYRALDRVLREQVQPGEGVVLECITTWLANLLYEASGGADPDTLDFAPLEIWLQEQVDALITACQHTAAPVFIVTNELGMSITPENRLARHFVDIAGRANQKLALAADDVWLMVSGIGVKIK, encoded by the coding sequence ATGATTTTAGTTACGGGCGGGGCGCGCAGCGGCAAAAGCGCGCAGGTTGAAAAGCTGGTTGCCGGACAGTGTCAGCAGGTGCTCTATATCGCGACCTCCGTCGTGACGGACGAGGAGATGGCTCGCCGCATTGCGCAGCATCAGGCGCAGCGCCCCGCACACTGGCGCACCTGGGAGGGATACCGTGCGCTCGATCGGGTGCTACGCGAGCAGGTGCAGCCGGGAGAAGGGGTGGTGCTGGAGTGCATCACCACCTGGCTCGCTAACTTGTTGTACGAGGCCTCCGGCGGTGCCGATCCGGATACGCTCGATTTCGCGCCGCTGGAGATCTGGCTGCAGGAGCAGGTGGACGCGCTGATTACCGCCTGCCAGCACACGGCGGCACCGGTATTTATTGTTACCAATGAGCTGGGGATGAGCATCACCCCGGAAAATCGCCTCGCACGTCACTTTGTCGATATCGCCGGCCGGGCCAACCAGAAGCTGGCCCTGGCCGCAGACGACGTATGGCTGATGGTCTCAGGGATTGGAGTCAAAATTAAATGA
- a CDS encoding cobyric acid synthase, which translates to MTQAIMLQGTASDVGKSVLVAGLCRILHQDGWRTAPFKSQNMALNSGITPDGKEMGRAQIMQAEAAGIPPDVRMNPILLKPTSDCQAQVVLMGEVLRDMDAVRYHDFKPRLREQIAAVYQSLAQEYDRLVLEGAGSPAEINLRDRDIVNMGMAEIARCPVILVADIDRGGVFAAIYGTLALLQEHERWRVKGVIINKFRGDVSLLTPGLRQIESLTGVPVLGVLPWLELDLEEEDSVVLQRRAMQQGQRSVDIAVVQLPYMSNFTDFNALSAQPDVRVRYVRDPYQLAGADLIILPGSKSTLQDLTWLRESAMAQALRVQHRNGVPLLGICGGYQMLGNTLIDEVESGLGTLPGLGLLETVTRFAPLKTTTLVDARLAELPGWLASASGLTLRGYEIHMGQTTLATGAQPALYLQKNGQPVADGAVSDDGLVWGTYLHGLFDNDIFTRTLVDSLRVRKGLAPLETLPDYAAYKAQQFDKLAASMRQHLDLQSIYRIMREHQEPMA; encoded by the coding sequence GGTGGCCGGGCTGTGCCGGATCCTCCATCAGGATGGCTGGCGCACCGCCCCCTTTAAATCACAAAACATGGCGCTCAACTCCGGCATCACCCCTGACGGTAAAGAGATGGGGCGGGCGCAGATCATGCAGGCCGAAGCGGCGGGGATCCCCCCGGATGTGCGTATGAACCCCATTTTGCTGAAACCCACCTCTGACTGCCAGGCGCAGGTGGTGCTGATGGGCGAGGTGCTGCGCGATATGGATGCCGTTCGCTACCACGATTTCAAACCCCGGCTTCGCGAGCAGATTGCCGCGGTGTACCAGAGCCTGGCGCAGGAGTACGACCGGCTGGTGCTGGAAGGGGCGGGCAGCCCGGCAGAGATCAACCTGCGCGACCGGGATATCGTCAATATGGGCATGGCCGAGATTGCCCGCTGTCCGGTGATCCTCGTGGCCGATATCGATCGCGGCGGCGTCTTTGCGGCGATCTACGGCACCCTGGCCCTGTTGCAGGAGCATGAGCGCTGGCGGGTGAAAGGCGTCATCATCAATAAATTTCGCGGCGATGTGTCGCTGCTGACCCCGGGACTGCGGCAGATTGAGTCGCTCACCGGCGTGCCGGTTCTGGGCGTGCTGCCCTGGCTGGAGCTTGATCTGGAAGAGGAAGATAGCGTGGTGTTACAACGCCGCGCCATGCAGCAGGGGCAGCGCAGCGTCGATATCGCCGTGGTGCAACTGCCCTACATGTCCAATTTCACCGACTTTAATGCCCTTTCCGCGCAGCCGGACGTGCGGGTGCGCTATGTCCGCGATCCGTACCAGCTTGCAGGCGCAGATCTGATTATCCTGCCGGGTAGCAAAAGTACATTGCAGGATCTCACCTGGCTGCGGGAGAGCGCGATGGCGCAGGCGCTGCGGGTGCAACACCGGAACGGCGTGCCGCTACTGGGGATCTGCGGCGGATATCAGATGCTAGGCAACACCCTGATAGATGAGGTGGAGTCCGGCCTCGGTACGCTGCCAGGGCTGGGGTTGCTGGAGACCGTCACCCGTTTCGCCCCACTTAAAACCACTACCCTGGTCGATGCCAGACTGGCTGAACTTCCCGGCTGGCTGGCCAGCGCTTCAGGCTTGACGCTGCGCGGCTACGAAATCCATATGGGACAAACCACCCTGGCTACCGGCGCGCAGCCGGCCCTGTACCTGCAAAAAAATGGTCAGCCCGTCGCCGACGGCGCGGTGAGCGACGATGGTCTGGTCTGGGGTACCTATCTGCACGGTCTGTTCGACAACGACATCTTTACCCGTACCCTGGTGGACAGCCTGCGGGTGCGAAAAGGACTCGCCCCCCTGGAAACCTTGCCAGACTACGCGGCCTATAAAGCGCAGCAGTTTGACAAGCTGGCGGCGAGCATGCGCCAGCATCTCGATCTACAGAGCATTTACCGGATTATGCGCGAGCATCAGGAGCCGATGGCATGA